GAAAAAGTATTCCTAATTAATGTCaaatacactcatctaaaggattattaggaacaccatactaatactgtctttgaccccctttcgccttcagaactgccttaattcttcgtggcattgattcaacaaggtgcttaaagcattctttagaaattttggcccatattgataggattgcatcttgcagttgatggagatttgtgggatgcacatccagggcacgaagctcccgttccatcacatcccaaagatgctctattgggttgagctctggtgactgtgggggccatttcagtacagtgaactcattgtcatgttcaagaaaccaatttgaaattattcgagctttgtgacaaggtgcattatcctgctggaagtagccatcagaggatgggtacatggtggtcattaagggatggacatggtcagaaacaatgctcaggtaggccgtggcatttaaacaatgcccaattgtcactaaggggcctaaagtgtgccaagaaaacatcccccacagcattacaccaccaccaccagcctgcacagtggtaacaaggcatgatggatccatgttctcattctgtttacaccaaattctgactctaccatctgaatgtctcaacagaaatcaagactcatcaggccaggcaacatttttccagtcttcagctgtccaattttggtgagctcgtgcaaattgtagcctctttttcctatttgtagtggagatgagtggtacccggtggggtcttctgctgttgtagaccatccgcctcaaggttgtgcattttgtggcttcacaaatgctttgctgcatacatcggttgtaacgagtggttatttcagtcaaagttgctcttctatcaacttgaatcagtcggcccattctcctctgacctctagcatcaacaaggcattttcgcccacaggactgccgcatactggatgtttttcccttttcacaccattctttgtaaccctagaaatggttgtgcgtgaaaatcacagtaactgagcagattgtgaaatactcagaccggcccgtctggcaccaacaaccatgccacgctcaaaattgcttaaatcacctttctttcccattctgacattcagtttggagttcaggagattgtcttgaacaGGAGCACACacctaaatgtattgaagcaactgccatgtgactggttgattagataattgcattaatgagaaattgaacaggtgttcctgataatcctttaggtgagtgtatattaatcATCCATTTCCAATGTCTTCATAAAATGTTACAGATTTCATCTGCGCTCTGATTtcactctttccctccctcccactactcttcctccttccctccctcccactacccgtcctccttccctctctcccactacccgtcctccttccctccctcccactacccgtcctccttctctccctcccactacccgtcctccctccctctccttctttctcccacCTGTTGTTGTATGGGTTTGTGTAATTGCGATGCTTGCTTGGCTGGCAGCGATAACAGGATTGTTTGTCAGGGGacgtttttgtgtgtttgtcacatTTATACAGTGTGATGTGTGTTAAATTATGTACTGCCGTGACACAGATTTCAGTTAAATATGGAACAATGTTACGGGTGTATTTTTGCAAGGAAATATTGGCCCAGCCACTTTAACATATGCCCTGCAACGCAATGTCTACCTACGCCGCTGATTAGTCAGTAGAAACTCCAAACAACAaatcagatgtatttatttttcatgtgatttattataatatattttccagGCTTCCTGATTGGGTATTCGATCTGCCTGGGCAGTGGCCCCACCAGGCCCACCCATGGTTACGCCTCCACATATGCCTTTTCCGTGACACGCGCACCTTTTCATGGTGCTTTAATCTCAGTCACAGATAATAAAGTCTCTAAGGAGGCACCCACACACAGTTTGGATGTCATGACAGCTTGTGAGCCCCTCAGTGTCGAGGGGATTACTCCTGGAGGAGGGAATATCACCCTGTTCTCCACACGCACGGgcgcgtgcacacacgcacacacgaacACTCAGATCCAGGAGGCTGTTGTTTCTCATCACATCTCAATCGGCTCTCGCAGCATCGGCGCCACATGTCCCAGGAATCGCATCCATGGTTACCTTGAAACTGCACTCAACTATAATTTGAGGAAAAAACCGGGCCTGTCGCTTCAGAActgagagagacatagagagagagtgagagatgaaCGGAGATGAGAAGGACAACGGCTATGGACGAAAGATAGAAAGAAATGCTTTACAGACTCAAACTCAAAAGTTGGGTGCTCGTTACAGAGGGAGGAGGCACAAGGGAAACAATGTTTGTTGAGGTAGGGAGTGTTATGTCTTTTGCCTCTCGAAGGCTATTGTTCATCACATTCAGTCAAAAGCaggcagcttgatgagaagccAGAGAAAAAGATGTGGCCATGAGAATAACTGCCTCAGATGGTCCCAGGCCTGCAGAGGgaattttatttccatttatatattttttttaaaactgttttcTGTACTCCTCTTTAACAGCAAAACGGTGTTCGACATAATATATGTGATTCAGAAAAGGCCTTTGGAGGGCAGGGTCATCTGGTGAATGGATTCTGTACATGAGATGATGAGGGAAATACTATTACACAGGACTATACAGCAGGGATTGGATTTTTCAGTAGGCTCTATCAGTCAGAGGTTTTATCTTGACCTGAGAAGCCCAGAGGAGGTTGTTTcagtatcattattattaagTGACTGTATCATAGTGATCTGTAAGATTAACATTATGACTCCTGTATGCTGGACATCAATCGTTTTTAGTATGAGTGCAATTTAAATATGCTGTAttgtattttcttctttctcaaATAAACATATTGACAAGCCTTGACAGGTTTGGGATTCAGTTCATATTCAGTgaattcatattcatattttctcatGTAGTATTTATGGTAATTTTGTGCTATGAATGTTCTGTTTTCCCATTTATCTATGAAAGCTTCTGTCGAGCTACACTTctaatctaaaaaaatctatcACAAGGATCGGAGCGTCATGATCAATTGTCACTATTATATTTCGCAATTGGGGCTTTTCCACCCGTTTTGAGTGTGACTATTCCTCTCACGATCCTTCACTGCCCTCATGTGTTTACAGTAAGTAACACAAccattatattaacaaaacagaAAGATTCAGAACAagacaattataaaacattaactataaaatagtacaaattacaattttacaaaaaaagttatttttggaGCAGTTCATAATCCAGTATTACATTTTGCACAAGGTTGGCCACCTCCTCCTATATCTGCAAAGTAATTCCAACGTTGCATTTAAAAATTCACATTCTAGTCCGCAGTCACAGCTCATTTTCACGCCTTTATCTCCAAGTCATACCCATGCTTTCCCAGTCAGGAGAGGGTTAAGACAAGAAAACACTCCTgtttcctctcttcttttttaGAAAATAAGATTTTGCAGAGAAACGCAATGAATGCATAGGGATTGGATTTAACTGTGCTATCAGTGCCAGCACACCGCTTTCTTTTACACATCACTGGTAGCATTCAATGGCAGTGAACGTTATTTGTGTGTGACGGCATAGGAAGAACAGCCCTGCCATAGTATGGCATGCCAAAGGCCGGGCTCAATCCTGCTGAGTGGAAGTGGTGATGGTTGAGGTGATGAAGGTTCTCCACCTCCCCAAATTGCCTGAGGTGAAACAGGAGGGTTAACTTCCTGGTCATAGccctgaggaagaggagagattaCCGAAATATGACTGCACTGTGTTGTATTACATAATATTGCATGTTGGATATCAACGCTGTGCTGTCAAAACTGTTCAATAAAATATGCTAATTAAAATCCACAGTTCTCTCGATATGCTCCCCTGTGATTTACTCATTTGACAGTTCGGACCCTCATCAAGTCTTTATAACATTCCCCTGGAAAATCTTACCTGAGGGCGAAAAAGGCAGCCAGGAGCTCTAGGATGATGAAAAGGAGGTAGATGGAGTAGACAGCCCTTTCCAGAGGCAAGATGATGATGTCCTCATCAGTCAGAAAGAAGAGCAGAATGGGAAACTGGAAGAGGAAGGAGACCAGCCAGAACCCAGCCAATTCTGGCACCTgatcagagagggagaaaaagaaagatagggaggtgagagagacacacagaggctagagtaaacacacatgcacattagCAGGTATGCATCTGACATGTGCATGCTCGCACATACAAAGGGGCTCATGGGGGTATCCTAGCCAAGAGTGCACTCATTGGgaatgtttacacacacacacacacacacagtttactgAAATAGCATCAGATCAGTTATTCAAAGTTTGTCAGAGAGGGGTAGAGTAGGGGAACTAAGGAGAGGCATACACAGAAGCCTTGTTTCCAGAGAGGATGTCAGCTTCAGTAACCTTTTCTTTGAGGTTTCCAATATATCCCAGGTAGAGCCGGGTGATTTCACACACACTAAGAAGAACGATGCCAGTCACAAGTAGGGCTTGGTAGTACACAGGCAGGGAATAAAACTATGACAAGAAAGACAAAGAATGTGTTATTGGTCATTGGTTTAGATATGTTCTGCATAGTAGACGGAGAATgggggcgggggaggggggtgtctTTGTGCCACGTCTGTTGGTAGGAAGAACCAACCTTTAAATCCAACATAATAACAGCCGACGCCCACCAGCACGGGAAATAGATCACATTGAAGTACAGGAGCATCTGTAGAGGAAGGTGGGACACCAACTCATTGACTGAAAGGGGAAAAGGGAAAAGTCTGACCATAAACAGAGTAGAAATTCAATATACACAATTGAAATGTTAGAGAATATCCTGAACTGAAATGTCAAAAGGTATGTCAAACACTGTCTTAAAGTGCTTTTTCAAATTCGTCAAATTAAATGAGCATTTCCGAGTGGGTCTCCGAACTTTTCCTTAACTTCTTGAGAGCTGCtttaaatataatgaaatgtgACAAGCTACTGTCCTTTTTGTTTGGCTTTTAATTAGGCAAATATTTTCTCTTCTCCCATGCAACTTTTCCCTTTCATCGTAGGTGTAATAGAGAAAAAACTAGCACTGCGTTCTGTCATCATACCTGGTGAAATaatagttaaaaaaacaaatatgttcgATTCTCGAGTTCTGtttaacattttccaaaaataaatctCAGTTTTTATGCCTGGTTTTGGCATTGAGGAAAATAACATCATTAGAGTTCACGTCAGTGAATAAATCACACCAGAATAATATGAGGaaaatgtatgatttaaaaaaaattgaatctGGCCTTTAATTCTAGCAAGACAGGAATGTTCCAGTTGTTGATTGTTATGTCGTTTATTCTTACTGCTATTTCATGCATGTACTGTATAACACTATATAAT
This portion of the Esox lucius isolate fEsoLuc1 chromosome 13, fEsoLuc1.pri, whole genome shotgun sequence genome encodes:
- the zgc:112294 gene encoding transmembrane protein 17A isoform X2; amino-acid sequence: MPVFYSPIPMNLRMGLASLGGSVFSNNKTGDFNTDHNKEQDDKTVNELVSHLPLQMLLYFNVIYFPCWWASAVIMLDLKFYSLPVYYQALLVTGIVLLSVCEITRLYLGYIGNLKEKVPELAGFWLVSFLFQFPILLFFLTDEDIIILPLERAVYSIYLLFIILELLAAFFALSSEATGPVFSSNYS
- the zgc:112294 gene encoding transmembrane protein 17A isoform X1, translating into MPVFYSPIPMNLRMGLASLGGSVFSNNKTGDFNTDHNKEQDDKTVNELVSHLPLQMLLYFNVIYFPCWWASAVIMLDLKFYSLPVYYQALLVTGIVLLSVCEITRLYLGYIGNLKEKVPELAGFWLVSFLFQFPILLFFLTDEDIIILPLERAVYSIYLLFIILELLAAFFALRAMTRKLTLLFHLRQFGEVENLHHLNHHHFHSAGLSPAFGMPYYGRAVLPMPSHTNNVHCH
- the zgc:112294 gene encoding transmembrane protein 17A isoform X3, which codes for MTRQMLLYFNVIYFPCWWASAVIMLDLKFYSLPVYYQALLVTGIVLLSVCEITRLYLGYIGNLKEKVPELAGFWLVSFLFQFPILLFFLTDEDIIILPLERAVYSIYLLFIILELLAAFFALRAMTRKLTLLFHLRQFGEVENLHHLNHHHFHSAGLSPAFGMPYYGRAVLPMPSHTNNVHCH